A stretch of the Geovibrio thiophilus genome encodes the following:
- a CDS encoding thioesterase family protein: MDEIITRFKERFETLSPFQRFLGMKLEVTERFTPVITFKMRNELIGNFDYGILHGGVIASVMDVTAGISALLCLPVKYPGESADQIMKRVSKVGTIDLRIDYIQPGRGKSFTATGETLRAGNKIAVSTAKLHNDEGLLIAAGTGTYLIG; encoded by the coding sequence ATGGACGAAATTATTACACGTTTTAAAGAGAGATTTGAAACGCTCAGCCCTTTTCAGAGGTTTCTGGGCATGAAGCTGGAGGTAACGGAAAGATTCACCCCCGTTATCACCTTCAAAATGAGAAACGAGCTGATAGGCAACTTCGATTACGGTATTCTCCACGGCGGAGTTATAGCCTCTGTCATGGATGTAACCGCGGGAATCTCCGCCCTGCTCTGCCTGCCTGTGAAGTATCCCGGAGAGTCGGCAGACCAGATAATGAAGCGTGTAAGCAAGGTCGGCACAATTGACCTGCGTATAGATTATATTCAGCCCGGACGGGGCAAGTCATTCACCGCGACAGGCGAAACTCTCCGAGCCGGAAACAAGATAGCCGTCTCCACGGCAAAGCTTCATAATGACGAAGGCTTACTCATCGCCGCCGGAACAGGGACTTATCTTATCGGATAA
- a CDS encoding MarR family winged helix-turn-helix transcriptional regulator produces MDKTDEITEFALTVIEECTAGKMRLMNRVITGIYDRELKKHGLKISQASILISLAADGAKKRSEISRILRMEKSTVTRNLDRMIKNGWLYETGDERIDISEKGRELLLASRPDWKNVQTKIYDILGEDGINAVKLISRRIKYGR; encoded by the coding sequence ATGGATAAAACTGACGAAATCACAGAGTTCGCATTGACAGTTATCGAAGAATGCACAGCAGGAAAAATGCGCCTCATGAACAGAGTAATAACCGGCATTTACGACAGAGAGCTGAAGAAGCACGGCTTAAAAATCAGTCAGGCGTCTATCCTGATCTCTCTGGCGGCAGACGGGGCTAAAAAGCGTTCCGAGATCAGCAGAATACTTCGGATGGAGAAATCCACCGTAACCAGAAACTTGGATAGAATGATAAAAAACGGCTGGCTGTACGAAACCGGGGACGAAAGAATAGACATCTCTGAAAAAGGCAGAGAACTGCTTCTTGCCTCTCGTCCGGACTGGAAGAATGTTCAGACCAAAATATATGATATATTGGGAGAAGACGGTATCAACGCCGTCAAGCTTATCTCTCGTCGTATCAAATACGGAAGGTGA
- the cydB gene encoding cytochrome d ubiquinol oxidase subunit II, with translation MMLQTLWFVLWGLLWAVYFMLDGFDFGAGMLHPFIGKTDMERRQIINSLGPVWDGNEVWLVTAGGATFAAFPTTYAYMFSWFYTPLLIILFGLIIRGVSFEFRGKAESDKWKKTWDFLISLSSFVPPFLFGVAFGNIFQGLLLDGYGYFGTTFDLLNPYGLLTGAVFVVFFITHGALWIGLKTDGRVSERAVSLMPYLVPLLAFAVVMFLIATFFSTPLFGNFFKMPILFLLPAVCALGIVYVYFIYKKSLFQAFLASCAAVLTFIFTGVAGLYPNLLPSKINPMYSITAFNSSSSDYTLMIMTVVVLIFIPIVIAYQIWTYYIFRHPVKPEDVTDPDVETY, from the coding sequence ATGATGCTCCAAACACTATGGTTTGTTTTATGGGGTCTGCTTTGGGCTGTTTATTTTATGCTCGACGGATTCGACTTCGGCGCCGGAATGCTCCACCCGTTTATCGGCAAAACAGATATGGAACGCAGACAGATAATAAATTCACTCGGTCCCGTGTGGGACGGCAATGAGGTATGGCTGGTCACTGCGGGCGGCGCGACTTTTGCCGCATTTCCCACAACATATGCCTACATGTTCAGCTGGTTTTATACTCCGCTGCTTATAATCCTTTTCGGACTCATAATCAGAGGCGTATCTTTTGAATTCAGAGGCAAGGCAGAGTCTGACAAATGGAAAAAAACATGGGATTTCCTTATATCTCTCAGCAGCTTTGTCCCTCCTTTCCTCTTCGGTGTGGCTTTCGGCAACATATTTCAGGGACTCCTGCTGGATGGTTACGGATATTTCGGAACAACCTTTGATCTGCTCAATCCATACGGACTGCTTACCGGAGCGGTGTTTGTAGTATTTTTCATCACCCACGGCGCACTGTGGATAGGTCTTAAAACAGACGGCAGGGTATCGGAGCGGGCAGTTTCACTGATGCCGTATCTTGTTCCGCTGCTCGCTTTCGCTGTGGTGATGTTCCTGATTGCCACCTTCTTCTCAACACCGCTTTTTGGGAACTTCTTCAAGATGCCCATACTGTTCCTACTGCCTGCTGTATGCGCTCTTGGCATTGTATATGTTTATTTTATATACAAAAAATCGCTGTTTCAGGCGTTTCTAGCCTCATGCGCCGCTGTGCTTACATTTATATTCACCGGTGTTGCGGGACTTTACCCTAACCTGCTCCCATCAAAAATCAACCCGATGTACAGCATAACAGCATTCAACTCATCCTCCAGCGACTATACACTGATGATAATGACTGTTGTGGTGCTGATATTTATTCCAATAGTAATCGCGTACCAGATATGGACATATTACATATTCAGACATCCGGTGAAACCGGAGGATGTAACAGACCCCGACGTGGAAACATACTGA
- the fabF gene encoding beta-ketoacyl-ACP synthase II, whose translation MPKTIQLKRVVVTGLGAVSPLGNNVADSWNNLMSGVSGAGPITKFDASGFKTRFACEVKGFDTLSYFDAKEARRLDIFSHYSIAAADEAFRDANLNIAEFDKTRAGVIWSSSVGGMPTMDEQIIDYASHRGKPRFSPFLVPKIITNIASGLISIRFGLMGINFCPVSACASSTNAIADAFNYIRLGKADIIITGGAESAICDSSMGGFNAMKALSERNDAPEKASRPFDKDRDGFVMGEGAAGLVLEEYEHAKARGAKIYAEVLGAGFAADAYHLTATHPEGMGAYLGMKNALEDADLKAEDVDYLNAHATSTPTGDDSEIRSIIKLFGEKPKNLSISATKSMTGHLLGAAGAIEALICVMTIKDGVIPPTINTENLDDDTPQGLDIILGKARKKSVNVAMSNTFGFGGHCAIAVFGKLR comes from the coding sequence ATGCCAAAGACAATTCAACTTAAAAGAGTCGTGGTTACAGGGCTAGGCGCAGTTTCCCCTCTCGGCAACAATGTTGCGGATTCATGGAATAATCTTATGAGCGGAGTCAGCGGCGCAGGACCTATTACCAAATTTGACGCATCCGGCTTCAAAACCCGTTTCGCATGCGAGGTAAAAGGATTTGATACATTATCGTATTTTGACGCAAAGGAAGCCCGCAGGCTGGATATATTCAGCCATTACAGCATAGCGGCGGCGGACGAGGCTTTTAGAGACGCAAATCTGAACATTGCGGAATTTGACAAAACCCGCGCAGGTGTCATATGGTCATCCAGCGTTGGCGGTATGCCCACTATGGACGAACAGATTATAGACTACGCCTCACATCGGGGAAAACCCCGATTCTCCCCTTTTCTCGTTCCTAAAATTATCACGAACATAGCCTCAGGTCTCATTTCCATCAGGTTCGGACTTATGGGAATAAACTTCTGCCCCGTTTCCGCATGTGCTTCATCGACAAACGCCATAGCCGATGCTTTCAATTATATCAGACTCGGCAAGGCGGACATCATCATTACAGGCGGCGCTGAATCTGCCATCTGCGATTCATCCATGGGAGGTTTCAACGCAATGAAAGCGCTTTCCGAGCGAAATGATGCTCCCGAAAAGGCTTCACGCCCGTTTGACAAGGATCGCGATGGATTTGTAATGGGCGAAGGCGCAGCTGGACTTGTTCTTGAGGAATATGAACACGCCAAAGCCAGAGGAGCTAAGATATATGCCGAGGTTCTGGGCGCAGGATTTGCAGCGGATGCTTATCACCTCACTGCCACTCACCCTGAGGGCATGGGAGCTTATCTCGGGATGAAAAACGCTCTTGAAGATGCAGACTTGAAAGCAGAGGATGTGGATTATCTCAATGCGCATGCTACTTCCACCCCCACTGGTGACGATAGCGAAATAAGGTCTATTATCAAGCTTTTCGGCGAAAAACCCAAAAACCTGTCCATCAGTGCTACAAAATCTATGACGGGGCATCTGCTTGGTGCAGCCGGAGCTATAGAAGCGCTTATTTGCGTTATGACGATTAAGGACGGTGTAATACCGCCCACTATAAATACGGAAAACCTTGACGACGATACACCGCAGGGGCTGGACATCATTCTCGGCAAAGCAAGGAAAAAGTCTGTGAACGTTGCGATGAGCAATACCTTTGGATTCGGTGGACACTGTGCCATAGCTGTTTTCGGTAAACTTCGCTGA